The following coding sequences are from one Ruminococcus flavefaciens AE3010 window:
- a CDS encoding GH36-type glycosyl hydrolase domain-containing protein, with the protein MKFGFFDDAKKEYVINSPKTPYPWINYLGNQGFFSLISNTAGGYCFYKDARLRRITRYRYNNVPIDMGGRYFYINDNGTVWNPGWSPVKTELDSYECRHGMGYTVITGKKNDLKAEVTFFVPQNYDGEVQQVVLTNEGKEAKSFSIFSIAEWCLWDAQDDCTNFQRNFSTGRVEIEGSTIYHVTEYRDRRNHYAFYTVNDDIDGYDTDRDSFLGSIYNGWDNPATVKADKPSNSFADGWSPVASHYKKVTLAPGESKTLIYILGYAENPQDKKFAAEKPANLLTRETWVLNKEKAYAMIEKYNTPEKVAAGLEELRNTWNSLLSIFKVNTPDDKVNRMVNIWNQYQCMVTFNLSRSASYFESGIGRGMGFRDSNQDILGFVHQIPERARERLIDIASTQLSDGGCYHQYQPLTKKGNADIGGDFSDDPLWMILSVAAYIKETGDWGILDANVPFDDDPNGKHTMLEHLNVSFYHIVNNLGPHGLPLAMRADWNDCINLSCFSDTPGESFQTYTNPKFKAEGGYSKIAESAFVAALFTYTGPAYVGILEHLGKKDEAAKAQAEIDKMKKNVMESAFDGDWFIRAYDANGEKMGSKECEEGKIFIEPQGFAVMSEIGKDQGADIKTLNSIDKYLNCEFGLVLNNPAFTKYYIQYGEISTYPGGYKENAGIFTHNNAWIICAEAYVGRGDKAFEYYSKIAPAFTEETSDIHKTEPYVYGQMIGGKDAKNFGQGKNSWLTGTAAWNMVAISQYILGVQPVFDGLKVDPSIPHEWDGFTAVRQFRGATFNITVKNPAHVCKGVKTMTVDGKAVEGCVIPVCNGGTHEVEIVMG; encoded by the coding sequence ATGAAGTTCGGATTTTTTGACGACGCTAAAAAGGAATATGTTATCAATTCCCCAAAGACTCCCTATCCGTGGATAAACTACCTCGGCAATCAGGGATTTTTCTCACTTATTTCCAATACAGCAGGCGGCTACTGTTTCTATAAGGACGCACGCCTCAGACGCATTACTCGTTATCGCTACAACAACGTGCCTATCGATATGGGCGGACGTTATTTCTATATCAACGACAACGGAACTGTATGGAACCCCGGCTGGTCTCCTGTAAAAACAGAGCTTGATTCATACGAGTGCCGCCACGGTATGGGCTATACCGTTATCACAGGCAAGAAGAACGACCTCAAGGCTGAGGTGACATTCTTCGTTCCTCAGAACTACGACGGCGAAGTTCAGCAGGTAGTCCTCACAAACGAGGGCAAGGAAGCAAAGAGCTTCTCTATCTTCTCTATCGCTGAATGGTGTCTCTGGGACGCTCAGGACGACTGCACAAACTTCCAGAGAAACTTCTCCACAGGTCGTGTTGAGATCGAGGGCTCCACTATCTACCACGTAACAGAGTACAGAGACAGACGTAACCACTACGCTTTCTATACTGTAAACGATGATATCGACGGCTACGATACAGACCGTGATTCATTCCTCGGAAGCATCTACAACGGCTGGGACAACCCTGCAACAGTAAAGGCTGACAAGCCCTCAAACTCCTTTGCAGACGGCTGGTCACCTGTTGCTTCACACTACAAGAAGGTAACTCTTGCTCCCGGCGAGTCCAAGACCCTTATCTATATCCTCGGCTATGCTGAGAACCCACAGGACAAGAAGTTCGCTGCTGAAAAGCCTGCTAACCTCCTTACAAGAGAGACATGGGTCCTCAACAAGGAAAAGGCTTATGCAATGATCGAGAAGTACAATACTCCCGAGAAGGTAGCAGCAGGTCTTGAAGAGCTCCGCAATACATGGAACAGTCTCCTTTCTATCTTCAAGGTAAACACACCTGATGACAAGGTAAACAGAATGGTAAATATCTGGAACCAGTATCAGTGTATGGTAACATTCAACCTTTCACGTTCCGCTTCTTACTTCGAGAGCGGTATCGGCCGTGGTATGGGCTTCCGTGACTCCAACCAGGATATCCTCGGATTCGTTCACCAGATACCCGAGCGTGCAAGAGAGAGACTTATCGACATCGCTTCAACACAGCTTTCAGACGGCGGCTGCTACCACCAGTACCAGCCTCTTACAAAGAAGGGCAACGCTGATATCGGCGGCGACTTCTCAGACGATCCGCTCTGGATGATACTTTCTGTTGCTGCTTATATCAAGGAGACAGGCGACTGGGGCATTCTCGACGCTAACGTTCCTTTCGATGACGATCCCAACGGCAAGCACACAATGCTTGAGCACCTCAACGTTTCATTCTACCACATTGTAAACAACCTCGGACCTCACGGTCTGCCACTTGCAATGAGAGCTGACTGGAATGACTGTATCAACCTCTCATGCTTCTCCGATACTCCCGGTGAGTCCTTCCAGACCTACACCAACCCCAAGTTCAAGGCAGAGGGCGGTTACTCCAAGATAGCTGAGTCTGCATTCGTTGCAGCACTCTTCACATACACAGGTCCTGCTTATGTAGGTATCCTCGAGCATCTCGGCAAGAAGGACGAGGCTGCAAAGGCTCAGGCTGAGATCGACAAGATGAAGAAGAACGTTATGGAATCCGCTTTCGACGGCGACTGGTTCATCAGAGCTTACGACGCTAACGGCGAGAAGATGGGCTCCAAGGAGTGCGAAGAGGGCAAGATCTTCATCGAGCCACAGGGCTTCGCAGTTATGTCAGAGATCGGTAAGGATCAGGGCGCAGACATCAAGACACTCAACTCCATTGACAAGTACCTCAACTGCGAGTTCGGTCTTGTTCTCAACAACCCTGCATTCACAAAGTACTATATCCAGTACGGTGAGATCTCCACATATCCGGGCGGATACAAGGAGAACGCAGGTATCTTCACACACAACAATGCATGGATAATCTGTGCCGAGGCTTACGTAGGACGCGGTGACAAGGCATTTGAGTACTACAGCAAGATAGCTCCTGCTTTCACTGAGGAGACATCTGATATCCACAAGACAGAGCCTTACGTATACGGTCAGATGATCGGCGGTAAGGACGCTAAGAACTTCGGTCAGGGCAAGAACTCATGGCTTACAGGTACAGCTGCATGGAACATGGTAGCTATTTCCCAGTACATTCTGGGCGTACAGCCTGTATTTGATGGACTCAAGGTAGATCCTTCAATTCCTCATGAGTGGGACGGCTTCACAGCAGTTCGTCAGTTCCGCGGAGCGACCTTCAACATCACAGTTAAGAACCCTGCACACGTATGCAAGGGCGTAAAGACTATGACAGTTGACGGCAAGGCAGTAGAGGGATGCGTAATTCCTGTATGCAATGGCGGCACACACGAAGTTGAGATCGTAATGGGTTAA
- a CDS encoding helix-turn-helix transcriptional regulator: MPELKTKLKEYRAKYDMKQGELADLVGVRRETIIRLEKGLYNPSLKLAMDIAKVFHTTVEELFSFDGEM; this comes from the coding sequence ATGCCCGAGCTCAAAACAAAACTTAAAGAATACCGTGCAAAGTACGACATGAAGCAGGGAGAGCTCGCCGACCTTGTGGGAGTCCGCCGCGAGACCATAATCCGCCTTGAAAAGGGACTTTACAACCCGTCCCTAAAGCTTGCAATGGATATTGCCAAGGTGTTCCACACGACGGTTGAGGAACTTTTCTCCTTTGATGGTGAAATGTAG
- a CDS encoding YbhB/YbcL family Raf kinase inhibitor-like protein — protein MSYSRIIAILLALLAFLFNIGCTQESPSSSAEDSTKAAVTTAAPETEASADAATEAATAAESKELDLSKLSTFELSSEDLHDGVWDEDITNTLNGSNRSPQLSWEPVDGAGCYAIFMVDTTASNWIHWKSVTESETDLPAGWAPESEYVGPYPPKGYTHDYEIFVMALREQPERIKGSFDNSNPKLLEFAKEMDGENEDNIISYGHLTGTYTKPE, from the coding sequence ATGAGTTATTCAAGAATAATTGCAATTTTACTCGCATTACTTGCTTTTCTCTTTAATATCGGCTGTACTCAGGAGTCGCCGTCCTCATCTGCCGAGGATAGTACTAAGGCGGCAGTAACTACTGCAGCTCCCGAAACAGAAGCCTCCGCCGACGCTGCAACAGAGGCTGCTACAGCCGCAGAGTCCAAGGAGCTTGATCTGAGCAAGCTGAGCACCTTTGAGCTGAGCTCCGAGGATCTTCACGACGGAGTATGGGACGAGGATATCACCAATACCCTTAACGGCTCCAACCGTTCACCTCAGCTTTCGTGGGAGCCTGTTGACGGAGCAGGCTGTTATGCCATATTCATGGTGGATACCACCGCTTCCAACTGGATACACTGGAAGTCCGTCACCGAGAGCGAGACAGATCTCCCCGCAGGCTGGGCTCCCGAAAGTGAGTACGTAGGACCCTATCCGCCAAAGGGCTATACCCATGACTATGAGATATTTGTAATGGCTCTCAGGGAGCAGCCCGAGAGGATAAAGGGCTCCTTTGACAATTCAAACCCCAAGCTGCTTGAATTTGCAAAGGAAATGGACGGTGAAAACGAGGATAATATCATATCCTACGGTCATCTGACAGGCACTTATACAAAACCCGAATAA
- a CDS encoding TIGR04002 family protein, whose protein sequence is MTRTAQDTKVRRLVLTGLFSALIFVFTAYIHVPTGAGYTHAGDGFIYLAACILPTPYAVAAGMIGGALADGLTGFPVWIPATIVIKAITALFFTSKKEKIINLRNILGILPSLAVCIVGYSLYEGVFMAGGFNKAAIIAAFGQTPFYSIQVAASAVLFIAAGAALDKSGLKKRI, encoded by the coding sequence ATGACGCGAACCGCTCAGGACACAAAGGTAAGAAGATTAGTGCTGACGGGGCTTTTTTCGGCGCTCATCTTCGTTTTCACAGCCTATATTCACGTACCTACGGGAGCAGGCTACACACACGCAGGTGACGGATTTATCTATCTTGCAGCTTGTATACTGCCTACACCTTATGCGGTTGCGGCAGGCATGATAGGCGGAGCTCTTGCTGACGGACTTACAGGCTTCCCTGTATGGATTCCTGCTACAATAGTTATAAAAGCAATAACAGCGCTGTTTTTCACAAGCAAAAAGGAGAAGATAATCAATCTCCGCAATATACTTGGAATTCTCCCGTCCCTTGCAGTCTGCATAGTGGGCTACAGTCTTTATGAGGGAGTATTCATGGCAGGCGGCTTCAACAAGGCAGCTATTATAGCAGCATTCGGACAGACTCCGTTCTATTCCATACAGGTAGCAGCAAGCGCGGTACTGTTCATTGCGGCAGGAGCGGCTCTGGACAAATCTGGACTTAAAAAGCGGATATAA
- a CDS encoding 3-methyl-2-oxobutanoate dehydrogenase subunit VorB encodes MKGNEALAEAAIRAGCKCFFGYPITPQTELAAYMAKRMHKAGGVFLQAESEIAAINMVLGAASTGVRAMTSSSSPGISLKSEGVSYIAGSDLPAVIINVERGGPGLGGIQPSQADYWQATKALGHGDFQLLVYAPASVQEMVDYVVKAFDRADKYRMPAMILADGLLGQMMEPVTFPEINPNAYDKSGWAANGHKMQREHHIINSLYLKPDELENSILDRYKRYEIIKETETEAELYLTEDCDVLVCAFGATARVAKSAVNDARAQGIKAGLFRPKTLWPFPVKEINEAAKSAKKLLSVEMSMGQMIEDIKLAINCSKPVEFYGRTGGVIPTPAEVLDQIKKIGGAL; translated from the coding sequence ATGAAGGGCAACGAAGCGCTGGCAGAGGCTGCTATCAGAGCAGGCTGTAAATGCTTCTTCGGTTATCCTATAACTCCTCAGACAGAGCTTGCCGCTTATATGGCAAAGCGTATGCATAAGGCAGGCGGCGTATTCTTACAGGCAGAGTCCGAGATCGCTGCTATCAACATGGTACTCGGCGCTGCTTCAACAGGCGTCCGTGCAATGACATCATCGTCCTCACCCGGAATCTCACTGAAGAGCGAGGGCGTTTCATACATAGCAGGTTCAGACCTTCCCGCTGTAATCATCAACGTTGAAAGAGGCGGCCCCGGTCTCGGCGGTATCCAGCCATCACAGGCTGACTACTGGCAGGCTACAAAGGCTCTCGGTCACGGCGACTTCCAGCTTCTGGTATACGCACCTGCATCAGTACAGGAAATGGTAGACTACGTTGTAAAGGCTTTCGACCGCGCTGACAAGTACCGTATGCCTGCAATGATCCTCGCAGACGGACTTCTCGGACAGATGATGGAGCCTGTTACATTCCCTGAGATCAATCCCAACGCTTACGATAAGAGCGGCTGGGCTGCAAACGGTCACAAGATGCAGAGAGAGCACCACATCATCAACTCTCTCTACCTCAAGCCCGATGAGCTTGAGAACTCTATCCTCGACCGTTACAAGAGATACGAGATAATCAAGGAGACTGAGACCGAGGCTGAGCTTTATCTCACCGAGGACTGCGACGTACTTGTATGCGCATTCGGCGCAACAGCAAGAGTTGCAAAGTCTGCTGTAAACGATGCAAGAGCACAGGGCATCAAGGCAGGTCTCTTCCGTCCCAAGACACTGTGGCCATTCCCTGTAAAGGAGATCAACGAGGCTGCTAAGAGCGCTAAGAAGCTTCTCAGCGTTGAGATGTCAATGGGACAGATGATAGAGGACATCAAGCTTGCTATCAACTGCTCAAAGCCTGTAGAGTTCTACGGAAGAACAGGCGGCGTTATCCCGACACCTGCTGAGGTACTGGATCAGATCAAGAAAATAGGAGGTGCTCTCTGA
- a CDS encoding aldose 1-epimerase, with translation MNNKAELFDWKGMTCVKLSAGGYEAWVANEIGSNVIRLRDNVNGLEFFRFNENNVPDTIKQSAEVWGLPTLYLPNRFADGVLKTSDAVYQLPVNEPAPYNNHIHGFLHKRAHEVVECKADDNCAWVKTRYIYDEKDEFFKYLPVRFTAEYTFTLSEQGLEQNIRFINTDGEKVLPMSLASHTTINSPFVDGAKEEDIRLLVPIGKRCELNERCLPTEQLKVPTMHDLEYRNGGKKPVLQVVDNEMYFGEYLDMDGEKFHGVIAEDTASGKKLCYEVSEEYGFWIIWNDRGFNHYFCPEPMTAMIDAPNLSLPADVTGYREVKPGDVFEAHERFFTKL, from the coding sequence ATGAACAACAAAGCAGAATTATTTGACTGGAAAGGCATGACCTGCGTAAAACTCAGCGCAGGCGGCTATGAAGCATGGGTGGCAAACGAGATAGGCTCGAATGTTATCCGACTTCGCGACAACGTTAACGGTCTGGAGTTCTTCCGCTTCAATGAGAACAACGTGCCTGATACCATAAAGCAGTCCGCAGAGGTATGGGGACTTCCCACACTTTATCTGCCAAACCGTTTCGCAGACGGAGTATTGAAGACCTCCGACGCAGTATATCAGCTTCCCGTGAACGAGCCTGCTCCCTATAACAATCATATCCACGGCTTCCTCCACAAGAGAGCCCATGAGGTGGTGGAGTGCAAGGCTGACGACAACTGCGCATGGGTAAAGACCCGCTATATTTACGACGAAAAGGACGAGTTCTTCAAGTATCTCCCTGTACGCTTCACAGCAGAGTACACCTTTACTCTTTCGGAGCAGGGACTTGAGCAGAATATCCGCTTTATCAACACAGACGGCGAAAAGGTGCTGCCTATGTCGCTGGCTTCACATACAACTATCAATTCGCCTTTCGTGGACGGCGCAAAGGAGGAGGATATCCGCCTTTTAGTGCCCATAGGAAAGCGCTGTGAGCTCAACGAACGCTGCCTGCCCACAGAGCAGCTGAAGGTGCCCACCATGCACGACCTTGAATACAGAAACGGCGGAAAGAAGCCTGTATTGCAGGTAGTTGACAACGAGATGTATTTCGGTGAGTACTTGGATATGGACGGTGAGAAGTTCCACGGCGTCATCGCAGAGGATACTGCCAGCGGCAAGAAGCTCTGTTATGAGGTATCCGAGGAGTACGGCTTCTGGATAATCTGGAACGACCGCGGCTTCAATCACTACTTCTGTCCCGAGCCAATGACAGCAATGATAGACGCACCAAACCTGAGCCTGCCTGCTGACGTTACAGGCTACCGCGAGGTAAAGCCCGGAGACGTATTCGAGGCTCACGAAAGATTCTTCACAAAATTATAA
- a CDS encoding helix-turn-helix domain-containing protein gives MEVTYMILADKIIELRKKSGMSQEELAEKLGVSRQSISKWEGAQSTPDLNRILQLSEIFGVSTDTLLKDTEELSAESASVQETVETEPPLRKVSMEEANSFLEKNEKHSIRTAIGVVLCILCVLPMILLETLGDTGDVIGVALMFMLISAGVALFIISGQGMKPYEYLEKEGIDTEYGISGMVSDKKSKFAPKHTLSIVIGVVLFILSVIPFIVFETVLKDGDFSDVIGAAVFFTMIAIGVALIVRSSIIMGGYNKLLEEDSFTREKKSHSHRPSPAMTVYWCSVTALYLALSFLTNRWDITWLIWPIAGILTPVVLILFPNKEK, from the coding sequence ATGGAGGTAACATATATGATACTTGCAGACAAGATAATCGAACTCAGAAAAAAATCAGGAATGTCACAGGAGGAGCTTGCCGAAAAGCTTGGTGTGAGCAGACAGTCCATTTCAAAATGGGAGGGCGCACAGTCCACCCCCGACCTTAACCGTATATTACAGCTGTCGGAGATATTCGGCGTAAGCACAGATACATTATTGAAGGACACCGAGGAGCTCTCAGCGGAATCAGCTTCAGTACAGGAGACGGTTGAGACAGAGCCGCCTCTCCGCAAGGTATCAATGGAGGAGGCAAACAGCTTCCTTGAAAAGAACGAAAAACATTCCATACGCACAGCTATCGGCGTAGTCCTTTGCATACTCTGCGTACTGCCTATGATACTGCTGGAAACACTGGGCGATACAGGGGACGTGATAGGCGTGGCACTGATGTTTATGCTCATATCCGCAGGAGTGGCACTGTTCATCATATCTGGACAAGGTATGAAGCCCTACGAGTATCTTGAAAAAGAGGGCATAGACACAGAGTACGGCATATCGGGCATGGTCAGCGACAAGAAATCAAAGTTCGCGCCCAAGCACACTCTCAGCATAGTTATCGGCGTAGTCCTGTTCATACTGTCCGTTATTCCGTTCATAGTATTTGAGACTGTTCTGAAAGACGGTGACTTTTCCGACGTGATTGGTGCAGCAGTATTCTTCACTATGATAGCCATTGGCGTAGCTCTGATAGTCCGCTCCTCAATAATCATGGGCGGCTATAACAAGCTCCTTGAGGAGGACAGCTTCACCCGTGAGAAGAAGTCCCACAGTCACAGACCTTCTCCTGCGATGACAGTATACTGGTGTTCAGTAACAGCCCTGTATTTAGCTCTGAGCTTCCTCACCAACAGGTGGGACATAACATGGCTCATATGGCCCATAGCAGGCATACTCACACCTGTGGTGCTTATACTCTTCCCAAATAAAGAGAAATAA
- a CDS encoding 2-oxoacid:acceptor oxidoreductase family protein: MATTEILLAGFGGQGILFAGKILAYCGLMDNKELSWLPSYGPEMRGGTCNCSVTISDDPIGSPLVVTPHLLIAMNQPSFDKFVSCVRPGGKVFFDSSMIEPATDRTDIDLFGIPSQQMADDNDLKGGSNIILLGKLLKETNICSLETMQKAIEKVVPPKKAALIPNNFKAIDLGMNA; encoded by the coding sequence ATGGCTACTACAGAGATCCTTCTCGCAGGCTTCGGCGGACAGGGTATCCTCTTCGCCGGAAAGATACTTGCATACTGCGGACTTATGGACAACAAGGAGCTCTCATGGCTCCCTTCATACGGTCCCGAGATGAGAGGCGGTACATGTAACTGTTCAGTTACTATCTCCGATGATCCTATCGGTTCACCTCTCGTTGTAACACCACACCTCCTTATCGCTATGAACCAGCCCTCATTTGACAAGTTCGTAAGCTGTGTCCGCCCCGGCGGCAAGGTATTCTTCGACAGCTCAATGATCGAGCCTGCTACAGACAGAACAGACATCGACCTGTTTGGTATCCCCTCACAGCAGATGGCTGACGACAACGACCTCAAGGGCGGCTCAAACATCATACTTCTCGGCAAGCTCCTCAAGGAGACAAACATCTGCTCACTTGAGACAATGCAGAAGGCTATCGAGAAGGTCGTACCACCTAAGAAGGCAGCACTTATCCCTAACAACTTCAAGGCTATCGACCTCGGAATGAACGCATAA
- a CDS encoding citrate/2-methylcitrate synthase, with translation MRYKFSDITPEITKLADMSLEGYKIDPELYTQYDVKRGLRDINGNGVVAGLTNISTIKVIDSGDGMPNHGDGKLYYRGIDVEDIVAGFIKEKRFGFEETVYLLLFGKMPSEHELAEFKKILADFRELPSNFMRDVIMKAPTDNMMNTLAKSVLALYSYDDKANNISVPNVLRQSIELITLFPVLAVYAYHAYRYARLGGDLFIHSPKPELSIAENILYMLREDGKYTELEARILDLALVLHAEHGGGNNSTFTVHVVSSSGTDTYSAIAAALGSLKGPKHGGANIKVAMMFDDMKQNVKDWTDEEEVKNYLRKLLHKETFDKAGLIYGMGHAVYSQSDPRAKVFKGFVESLSSEKGRHEEFALYSLVERLAPEVIAEERRIYKGVCANVDFYSGFVYRMLGIPDELFTPLFATARIAGWSAHRIEELINSNKIIRPAYKAISPMREYTDMENRMD, from the coding sequence ATGAGATACAAATTTTCAGACATCACACCAGAGATCACAAAACTTGCTGATATGTCTCTTGAGGGCTACAAAATAGACCCCGAGCTCTACACACAGTACGATGTAAAGCGCGGACTCCGTGATATCAACGGAAACGGCGTTGTAGCAGGACTTACCAATATCAGTACCATAAAAGTGATAGACAGCGGCGACGGAATGCCAAATCACGGCGACGGCAAGCTGTACTACAGAGGAATTGACGTAGAAGATATCGTCGCGGGCTTCATAAAGGAAAAGCGCTTCGGCTTTGAGGAGACTGTTTACCTTCTTCTTTTCGGAAAGATGCCCTCGGAGCACGAGCTGGCGGAGTTCAAGAAGATACTTGCGGATTTCCGCGAGCTTCCCTCAAACTTTATGCGTGACGTGATAATGAAGGCTCCCACGGACAATATGATGAATACTCTCGCAAAGAGCGTTCTTGCGCTGTATTCATATGATGATAAAGCAAACAATATATCAGTGCCAAACGTGCTGAGACAGAGCATAGAGCTCATAACCCTGTTCCCTGTACTTGCGGTATACGCATACCACGCCTACAGGTACGCAAGACTTGGGGGAGACCTGTTCATACACAGTCCCAAGCCAGAGCTGTCCATAGCCGAGAATATACTTTATATGCTCCGCGAGGACGGGAAGTACACCGAGCTTGAAGCACGCATACTTGACCTTGCACTGGTACTCCACGCAGAGCACGGCGGCGGAAACAACTCCACATTCACTGTCCATGTAGTCTCCTCATCGGGCACCGATACCTATTCTGCCATAGCGGCGGCACTGGGCTCACTGAAAGGACCCAAACACGGCGGCGCAAATATCAAGGTAGCCATGATGTTCGACGATATGAAGCAGAACGTAAAGGACTGGACAGACGAGGAGGAGGTCAAGAACTACCTCAGAAAGCTTCTCCACAAGGAGACCTTCGATAAGGCAGGCCTTATCTACGGCATGGGACACGCTGTGTACTCACAGTCAGACCCCAGAGCCAAGGTGTTCAAGGGCTTTGTGGAGTCTCTCAGCTCCGAAAAGGGCAGACATGAGGAATTTGCACTGTATTCGCTGGTGGAGCGTCTTGCTCCCGAGGTCATAGCCGAGGAGCGCCGCATATACAAGGGCGTCTGTGCAAACGTTGACTTCTACAGCGGCTTTGTATACCGTATGCTGGGCATACCCGACGAGCTCTTCACGCCTCTTTTTGCAACAGCAAGAATAGCAGGCTGGTCTGCTCACAGAATTGAGGAGCTTATCAACTCCAACAAGATAATACGTCCTGCGTATAAGGCAATATCGCCTATGCGCGAGTACACCGACATGGAAAACAGAATGGACTGA
- a CDS encoding DUF4190 domain-containing protein: protein MYCKNCGSKMDDLAVICVKCGVPKGQGVKYCRECGSEISPLKDACDNCGCSIVYNTLNRASSNDNALSIIGLVLGIASLVLLFVIPFLGLACGIAAIIVGKIASEQSYDDKMAKAAVILGIASIVVFILRLIAAYALLSLLADIF, encoded by the coding sequence ATGTATTGTAAAAACTGTGGCAGCAAAATGGACGATCTCGCCGTTATATGCGTCAAATGCGGTGTTCCAAAGGGACAGGGAGTAAAGTACTGCCGTGAATGCGGAAGCGAGATATCCCCGCTTAAAGATGCGTGTGACAACTGCGGATGTTCCATAGTATATAACACATTGAACCGTGCATCTTCAAATGACAACGCCCTTTCTATCATTGGTCTGGTACTTGGAATAGCTTCGCTTGTATTATTATTTGTTATTCCGTTTTTGGGACTTGCCTGCGGCATTGCTGCTATAATTGTCGGAAAGATCGCCTCCGAGCAGAGCTACGACGATAAAATGGCAAAGGCAGCTGTAATACTCGGTATCGCTTCTATCGTGGTATTTATCCTGCGCTTGATCGCAGCTTATGCGCTCTTATCTCTTCTCGCCGATATTTTCTGA
- a CDS encoding YitT family protein yields the protein MIITAKPDDIKEQLMAEFGCGMTLISAVGGYSGTERTVLYFVVNRFQVMKMKDIVQKLDPLAYITLTEVADIFSVNQDKT from the coding sequence ATGATAATAACCGCAAAGCCCGACGATATCAAAGAGCAGCTCATGGCGGAGTTTGGCTGCGGCATGACCCTCATCAGCGCTGTTGGCGGCTACTCGGGAACCGAGCGCACTGTGCTGTATTTTGTGGTGAACCGCTTTCAGGTCATGAAAATGAAGGACATAGTCCAGAAGCTCGACCCTCTCGCCTATATCACCCTGACCGAGGTGGCGGATATTTTCTCCGTAAATCAAGACAAAACCTGA
- a CDS encoding thiamine pyrophosphate-dependent enzyme: MAVVFERPKSLIDVPTHYCPGCTHGIVHRILCEVIDEMGIEGDTIGVCPVGCSVMAYDYFNCDMIEAAHGRAPAVATGVKRTNPDKFVFTYQGDGDLAAIGTAETVHVATRGENIVVIFINNTIYGMTGGQMAPTTLPGQVTQTTPFGRSPELAGYPVKVCEMLSTLTGTAYAERVAVDSVPHIKAAKKAIRKAFENQKAGKGFSIVEVLSTCPTNWGLAPLDAIKRLQDEMIPYYPLGVYKDVEEGVFPKTEGGNE, encoded by the coding sequence ATGGCTGTAGTATTTGAAAGACCAAAGTCACTTATTGACGTTCCTACACATTACTGCCCGGGCTGCACACACGGTATAGTTCACAGAATACTCTGTGAGGTCATCGACGAAATGGGTATCGAGGGCGATACTATCGGAGTATGTCCTGTTGGCTGCTCTGTTATGGCATATGATTACTTCAACTGCGATATGATAGAGGCTGCTCACGGACGTGCACCTGCTGTTGCAACAGGCGTTAAGCGTACAAACCCAGATAAGTTCGTATTTACATATCAGGGCGACGGCGACCTTGCTGCTATCGGTACTGCCGAGACAGTTCACGTTGCTACAAGAGGCGAGAATATCGTCGTTATCTTCATCAACAACACTATCTACGGAATGACAGGCGGTCAGATGGCTCCTACAACACTCCCCGGACAGGTTACACAGACAACACCTTTCGGAAGAAGCCCCGAGCTTGCAGGCTATCCTGTAAAGGTATGCGAGATGCTCTCAACACTTACAGGTACAGCTTATGCTGAGCGTGTTGCAGTTGACAGCGTTCCTCACATCAAGGCTGCTAAGAAGGCTATCCGCAAGGCATTTGAGAACCAGAAGGCAGGCAAGGGCTTCTCTATCGTAGAGGTTCTTTCAACTTGTCCTACAAACTGGGGACTTGCTCCTCTTGACGCTATCAAGAGACTTCAGGACGAAATGATCCCATACTATCCTCTCGGCGTATACAAGGACGTTGAAGAGGGAGTATTCCCTAAGACAGAAGGAGGTAACGAGTAA